The following is a genomic window from Salinibacterium sp. UTAS2018.
ATCCTTGACCGGTCCGGCCAGAGCAGCCGTGCGTGCGATGTATTCGTCAACGACGCCGTCATCGGTCGTCACGAAGTCCGTCGATCGAGGCAGATCGGCAATCGACCCCTTGGCAACGATGTCGATCGCGTGGGCGATGTCGGCATCGGCGGGGGTCACGATCTGCGATCCGTGGTTGTCGCCGCCCAGATAAACCTTGTAACCGTTATCGATAGCCGGATTGTGGCTTGCCGTGACCATCACGCCAGCACTGACGTTGAGATGGCGAACAGCGAAGGCGAGCACGGGAGTCGGCAGCAGGCGCGGCAACAGAATGGCGCGCACTCCGGCACCGGCCATGATCGTGGCGGTATCGCGGGCAAAGACCTCGGAGTTCACGCGACCGTCGTAGCCGATCACAATGCTGGGGCTCAGCTCGTGAGTGAGCAGGTAGGCGGCAAGTCCCGCAGCCGCCTGAGTGACCAGCACCCGGTTCATGCGGTTAGGGCCGGCACCCAGTTCGCCGCGCAACCCGGCAGTACCGAACGCGAGCCGCGTATCGAAGCGGTGATGAAGGCCAGCGATAGCGGCCTCGTCGCCTTTGGCGGCATCCGCAATCAACGCTTCGAGCTCGGTATGGGTAACGGCGTCGGGGTCTTGCTCGAGCCACGTTTGGGCGGCGGCGATCAATTCGTCGGTGCTGAGGGGTGCTGCACTCATAGTGCGCTCACAATCTGGGCGAGAAGGCCGCTGATCTGTACTTCAGCGTCTTTGCCGGCCTGAATCACTTCTTCGTGGCTGAGGGGAGTGGACTGGATGCCGGCCGCCAAGTTCGTGATGAGCGACATTCCCAAGATTTCCATGCCTGCCTCACGCGCAGCGATCGCTTCGAGAGCCGTGGACATTCCCACAATGTGACCGCCCATCGTCTTGGCCATCTGGACTTCGGCTGGCGTCTCGTAGTGCGGGCCGCGGAACTGCGTGTACACGCCCTCGTCGAGGCTCGAGTCTATTGACTTCGCGATCTCGCGCAGGCGCTTGCTGTAGAGGTCGGTGAGGTCGATGAACGTCGCGCCTTCAAGGGGCGAGTCTGCCGTGAGGTTGAGGTGGTCGCTGATGAGCACGGGGGTTCCCGGCGTCCAGGTTTCCTTGATGCCGCCGGCGCCGTTGGTGAGAATCATGGTCGTGGCGCCGGTAGCGGCAGCAGTGCGTACCGAGTGAACAACGCGACGAACGCCGTGGTTCTCGTAGTAGTGGGTACGAGCTCCGATTACCAGGGCGCGCTTGCCGCTCGGTAACAGGATCGAGCGCAGGGTGCCGACGTGGCCTTCGAGGGCGGGCTTAGAGAAACCGGGGATGTCGGAAGCGGGAATCGTTGCGGTGGTTTCACCGATCAGATCGGCGGCCTTACTCCAGCCGCTACCGAGCGTGAGGGCAATGTCGTGCTTCTCGACTCCGGTCGCGGCTGCGATTGCGGCAGCGGCTTCCTTGGCGACCTCAAACGGGTCTGCAGTGGGGTCGTCGAGGGGGTTTGTGGTGGGCGACTGTGACATGGCATCCACTCTAAACGCTGGGGCAGTGAACTGACCGAGCAGTGCGGCGCGAATGTGAGCAGTTGCGTGCGCGTGTCGCTGGCGTTCGAGCATCCAAGCGAAGCGGGACCGCGGCTATATACGGGCGGTTTGTTGCTGGGCGAGAACCGCGCGAGAATAAGGGCATGGCCTATGAGTTTGAGCGCACCCAACGAATCGCAGTACTCGGTGGTGGCCCCGGTGGCTACGAAGCAGCCCTCGCGGGCGCGCAACTGGGGGCCGAAGTGACCCTCGTTGAACGTGCCGGCGTCGGTGGCTCGGCAGTGCTCACCGACGTGGTGCCCTCGAAGACTCTGATCGCGACCGCCGAAGCCACAAACGCGATTCGGGATGCGGCCGATCTGGGCGTGCAGTTCTACTCCCGTTCCGACTCGGGCCGTGCCGTTCGCCCCGACATCACCGTCAATCTCGCCGCGGTCAACGCCCGCCTCATGCGGCTCGCTCAGCAGCAGTCAGACGACATGAAGTCGCAACTCATCAAGGCTGGGGTGCGCATCATCCATGGCGAGGGTCGCCTCGATGGTCCTCAGCGCCTGGTCGTGTCGACCGGTAAGGGCAAAGCGGCAACCGACTTTGATGAAGTGGATGCCGACACCATTATCGTCTCCGTCGGCGCCCGCCCGCGCGTGCTCGATTCCGCCATGCCTGATGGCAAGCGCATCCTCACCTGGACGCAGCTCTACACGCTGAAAGAAACCCCAGAACACCTCATCGTCGTCGGTTCCGGTGTTACCGGTGCCGAGTTCGCTTCGGCCTACACTGCGCTCGGCGCCAAAGTCACTCTGATCTCGTCGCGTGACCGCGTGCTGCCGGGTGAAGACGAAGACGCTGCCCGCGTGATTGAAGATGTCTTCAAGCGCAACGGTATGACCGTGCTCTCCAAGTCCCGCGCCGAATCCGTCAAGACCACCGCAGATGGCGTGATCGCTACGCTCAGCGACGGCCGCACGGTCGAAGGCAGTCACTGCCTCATGGCCGTTGGCTCACTGCCGAACACGGAAGACCTTGGACTCGAAGAGGCTGGCGTGCAGCTGACCGAATCTGGCCACATCCGCGTCAACCGCGTGGCACGCACGTCAATGCCGTCGATCTACGCGGCCGGAGACTGCTCCGACTTCTTCCCACTAGCCTCCGTCGCGTCGATGCAGGGTCGCACCGCGGTGTTCCATGCCATGGGTGATGGCGTGACGCCGATCGAACTGCGCAACGTGGCATCGAATATCTTCACTCAGCCTGAGATCGCTACGGTTGGCTGGTCGCAGAAGCAGATCGAAGAGGGGCTCGTTCAGGGCACCATCTACAAGCTGCCTCTCGCTTCGAACCCGCGT
Proteins encoded in this region:
- a CDS encoding purine-nucleoside phosphorylase — encoded protein: MSQSPTTNPLDDPTADPFEVAKEAAAAIAAATGVEKHDIALTLGSGWSKAADLIGETTATIPASDIPGFSKPALEGHVGTLRSILLPSGKRALVIGARTHYYENHGVRRVVHSVRTAAATGATTMILTNGAGGIKETWTPGTPVLISDHLNLTADSPLEGATFIDLTDLYSKRLREIAKSIDSSLDEGVYTQFRGPHYETPAEVQMAKTMGGHIVGMSTALEAIAAREAGMEILGMSLITNLAAGIQSTPLSHEEVIQAGKDAEVQISGLLAQIVSAL
- a CDS encoding NAD(P)H-quinone dehydrogenase, whose amino-acid sequence is MAYEFERTQRIAVLGGGPGGYEAALAGAQLGAEVTLVERAGVGGSAVLTDVVPSKTLIATAEATNAIRDAADLGVQFYSRSDSGRAVRPDITVNLAAVNARLMRLAQQQSDDMKSQLIKAGVRIIHGEGRLDGPQRLVVSTGKGKAATDFDEVDADTIIVSVGARPRVLDSAMPDGKRILTWTQLYTLKETPEHLIVVGSGVTGAEFASAYTALGAKVTLISSRDRVLPGEDEDAARVIEDVFKRNGMTVLSKSRAESVKTTADGVIATLSDGRTVEGSHCLMAVGSLPNTEDLGLEEAGVQLTESGHIRVNRVARTSMPSIYAAGDCSDFFPLASVASMQGRTAVFHAMGDGVTPIELRNVASNIFTQPEIATVGWSQKQIEEGLVQGTIYKLPLASNPRAKMMGIKDGFVKLFARTGSGTVIGGVIVAPNASELIISIALAVEHRLTVDQMARAFSVYPSLTGSITDAARAMHVSH